A stretch of the Uranotaenia lowii strain MFRU-FL chromosome 3, ASM2978415v1, whole genome shotgun sequence genome encodes the following:
- the LOC129752988 gene encoding uncharacterized protein LOC129752988, with product MPCNYTASPKTVLLLTAVVHVLDNDNQPQTCRVLLDSGSQVNFITDQLANTLRLEKRKVEVPIGGINEIKTVARHLIKVHLQSRCSDFRTELECLVIPKVTGPIPSTNIDITEWHFPHGVQLADPNFFKPDKIDLLIGAALFFNILKTGHLILDPYLPELRESHLGWLVTGTLTTKSNYEPIQYAQLASVESIENSITRFWELEEVPTAPKMTAEEQQCEEHFAATHTRDVSGRYTVRLPLKPNADKLDSCRNLALKRFFMLENRLQRNPELWSQYVEFIREYQLLGHCQTINEADDPPQRGKYYLPHHAVLRPSSTTTKCRVMFDGSAKSSPSGLSLNNVLIVGPVVQNDLFSIMLRFRKHRYVFTADIAKMYRQVRVHPDDTGYQRIFWRENPKHPLQVLELTTVTYGTASAPFQATRCLIQLADDEGDKFPKAANILRHDCYVDDIMSGSDNIDDVIEIQRQLKAILLKGGFPVHKWCSNSTQLLEHIPVNEQETTKRYDEFDINEAIKVLGVLWVPSTDQLLIARCTSPTVNEKQPTTKRIVCSEIAKLFDPLGLISPTIVIAKLLFYFGLWIKKHPDRLEIFVRNRIAEINLHTQQEQWHYVPSQFNPADIVSRGQLPFPLSQNTTWWEGPQFLTEATFIEERPEDIPDDELPELKVNLVTTLATNQKPLDVFTDVSCFRRLQRIIAWVLRYLNNRRKPKEERVLHPHLTIDELRNSMLVIVRVIQRLEFDEEIKRVQKGVPCKRLAALNPILSDGLLRVGGRLRHSNLPDESKHQLILPNNNPITKLLVRALHLELLHVGPSGLISALRQRFWLLNARSTVRNVTRQCIKCFRVNPTNVQQLMGKLPKQRVVFSSPFNITGVDYAGPIQVKQGKYRPKVVKAYVSVFVCMATKAIHQELVSDLTTDAFIAALERFISRRGMVAELHSDNAKVPATNSINCTSSSRSSNKPTESRGIASRKKSLGISSRQMLPSLVAFGRPL from the exons ATGCCATGCAATTACACTGCTTCTCCCAAAACAGTGTTGTTGCTCACCGCTGTCGTTCACGTCCTGGATAACGACAACCAACCCCAAACTTGCCGAGTTCTCCTAGACAGTGGTTCCCAGGTAAATTTCATCACCGATCAGTTGGCCAACACGCTGCGTCTCGagaaacgaaaggtcgaagttCCAATTGGTGGCATCAacgaaattaaaactgtcgCCCGCCACCTCATCAAGGTTCACCTCCAATCACGCTGTAGTGATTTCCGCACCGAGCTAGAATGTCTAGTCATCCCGAAGGTGACTGGTCCGATCCCATCAACCAACATCGACATCACTGAGTGGCATTTCCCCCATGGTGTCCAATTAGCAGATCCAAACTTCTTCAAGCCCGACAAAATCGATCTACTGATTGGAGCAGCGCTCTTTTTCAACATCCTCAAGACCGGCCATCTCATACTGGATCCCTATTTACCTGAACTCCGAGAGTCACACCTTGGTTGGCTTGTGACTGGTACCCTGACAACGAAATCCAACTATGAGCCCATCCAATATGCCCAACTAGCCTCGGTGGAATCCATCGAAAATTCCATCACCAGATTCTGGGAACTTGAGGAAGTACCAACCGCTCCGAAAATGACAGCCGAAGAGCAGCAATGTGAGGAACATTTTGCTGCCACCCACACTCGTGATGTTTCCGGTAGGTACACCGTCCGATTGCCGCTGAAACCAAATGCCGACAAGCTGGACAGCTGCCGAAATCTAgcattgaaaagattttttatgctGGAAAATCGTTTGCAACGAAATCCCGAACTGTGGTCACAGTATGTTGAATTCATTCGTGAATATCAACTGCTTGGTCACTGCCAAACAATCAACGAAGCCGACGACCCGCCCCAGCGTGGAAAATATTATCTTCCACATCACGCTGTACTTCGCCCCAGCAGCACCACCACAAAGTGCAGAGTGATGTTCGACGGAAGCGCCAAATCATCCCCGTCTGGTCTTTCCCTGAACAACGTCCTCATCGTCGGCCCAGTGGTTCAAAACGATTTATTCAGCATAATGCTAAGGTTCCGCAAACATCGATACGTCTTTACGGCTGACATCGCCAAAATGTACCGACAAGTGCGAGTGCATCCCGACGACACTGGCTATCAACGCATTTTCTGGAGAGAAAACCCGAAACACCCCCTGCAGGTTCTAGAGTTGACAACCGTCACCTATGGGACCGCATCAGCTCCGTTTCAAGCAACCAGGTGCTTGATACAACTCGCCGACGACGAGGGAGACAAGTTTCCCAAAGCTGCTAACATTCTGAGACATGATTGTTATGTTGACGACATCATGTCTGGTTCCGACAACATCGACGACGTCATTGAAATTCAACGACAGCTGAAGGCCATTCTACTGAAGGGTGGTTTTCCTGTCCACAAATGGTGCTCCAACTCAACACAATTGCTCGAGCACATCCCGGTGAATGAGCAAGAAACCACCAAACGATATGACGAATTCGACATCAACGAAGCGATTAAGGTCCTAGGCGTTCTGTGGGTGCCTAGTACTGATCAGCTTTTAATTGCCCGATGTACTTCCCCGACGGTTAACGAAAAGCAGCCCACCACGAAACGAATTGTGTGTTCCGAAATCGCCAAATTGTTCGATCCATTGGGATTGATATCGCCAACCATCGTCATCGCCAAACTCCTG TTCTACTTTGGACTTTGGATCAAAAAACACCCCGACCGACTTGAGATCTTTGTGCGCAATCGAATTGCTGAAATCAACCTTCACACCCAACAAGAACAGTGGCATTACGTTCCATCGCAGTTCAATCCAGCCGATATTGTGTCGAGAGGCCAACTGCCGTTCCCGCTGAGCCAAAATACGACGTGGTGGGAAGGTCCACAATTCCTGACCGAAGCAACTTTCATCGAAGAGCGCCCAGAAGACATCCCCGATGATGAATTGCCGGAGTTAAAAGTCAACTTGGTGACTACTCTGGCAACCAATCAAAAACCGTTGGACGTTTTCACCGATGTGAGCTGTTTCCGAAGGCTGCAACGAATTATCGCCTGGGTGTTGAGGTATCTGAACAACCGCCGCAAGCCGAAAGAGGAACGTGTGTTGCATCCGCATTTGACTATCGACGAGCTTCGAAATTCCATGTTGGTCATCGTTCGTGTCATTCAACGTTTGGAATTTGACGAAGAAATCAAACGAGTCCAAAAAGGTGTCCCGTGTAAACGATTAGCAGCTCTCAATCCCATCCTATCCGACGGTCTTCTTCGAGTTGGTGGTCGACTGAGACATTCCAACTTGCCCGACGAATCAAAGCATCAGCTCATCCTACCAAACAACAATCCGATCACAAAGCTACTGGTCCGAGCTTTGCACCTTGAGCTTCTCCATGTCGGTCCGAGCGGGCTCATCTCAGCGCTTAGACAACGTTTCTGGTTGCTTAACGCCCGTTCAACCGTTCGCAATGTTACACGGCAATGCATCAAGTGTTTCCGTGTGAATCCAACTAACGTCCAGCAACTGATGGGTAAATTGCCAAAGCAGCGTGTGGTGTTTTCCTCGCCGTTCAACATCACCGGTGTCGATTATGCTGGTCCAATCCAAGTGAAGCAAGGTAAATATCGTCCGAAGGTGGTCAAGGCTTACGTCTCGGTGTTCGTGTGCATGGCCACAAAAGCAATCCATCAGGAATTGGTGTCAGATTTGACGACCGATGCATTCATCGCTGCCCTAGAGAGGTTCATCAGCCGCCGAGGAATGGTTGCCGAATTGCATTCCGATAATGCAAAGGTGCCAGCAACGAACTCCATCAATTGTACCAGCAGTTCCAGGAGCAGCAACAAGCCAACAGAATCGAGAGGTATTGCCAGTCGAAAGAAATCGCTTGGCATTTCATCCCGCCAAATGCTCCCGAGTTTGGTGGCCTTTGGGAGGCCGCTGTAA